A stretch of Camelina sativa cultivar DH55 chromosome 18, Cs, whole genome shotgun sequence DNA encodes these proteins:
- the LOC104760292 gene encoding serine/threonine-protein kinase-like protein ACR4 yields MDKSEKIAYISVLSLLSFALLLLIIFLFLLCRKRPNRSDNESLLLEAKPAGQSYPLTELDSATDGFNQRRIIGSGRLGTVYAGIIPDRKNLVAVKRIHPGLVLSKPGFGFSAVLKTLSSTYHQNVVSILGFSEAPGERIVVTEFIGEGKSLTDHLNGDESAVEFCWKTRFKIAAGAARGLEYLHELANPRIVHGRFTSSNILIDVKSTAKICDYGFGFLIPVEKSGIYGYVEEGYCKESDVYGYGVVLLEILSGRRSENGLLVKWATPLIKEQRFGELLDPRIVVQSEVKGLVIRLAKVALACVGNSRRSQPLISQVAAILNSLEREGG; encoded by the coding sequence ATGGACAAATCTGAAAAAATCGCTTACATTTCAGttttgtctcttctctcttttgctcttcttcttctcatcatcttcctcttcttactATGCAGAAAAAGACCAAACCGGTCCGACAACGAGTCTCTTCTTCTAGAAGCCAAACCGGCCGGTCAATCTTACCCTTTAACCGAATTAGATTCAGCAACCGACGGATTTAACCAGCGACGAATCATCGGTTCCGGTCGGTTAGGAACGGTTTACGCTGGGATAATTCCGGATCGTAAAAACCTCGTCGCGGTTAAACGAATACATCCCGGTTTGGTTTTGAGTAAACCGGGTTTCGGTTTCTCCGCGGTTTTGAAAACGCTTTCTTCTACGTATCACCAAAACGTCGTCTCGATCTTAGGGTTCTCAGAAGCTCCCGGAGAAAGAATCGTCGTTACCGAGTTCATCGGGGAAGGCAAAAGCTTGACCGATCACTTAAACGGAGACGAATCAGCGGTTGAATTTTGTTGGAAAACGCGTTTTAAAATCGCGGCTGGGGCGGCGAGAGGATTGGAGTATTTGCACGAACTCGCGAACCCTAGAATCGTTCACGGTAGATTCACGTCGTCGAATATACTGATCGACGTGAAATCAACGGCTAAGATTTGCGATTACGGATTTGGGTTTTTGATTCCGGTTGAAAAATCTGGGATTTACGGGTACGTCGAAGAAGGTTACTGCAAAGAGAGTGACGTATATGGGTACGGCGTCGTTTTATTGGAGATTTTGAGTGGGAGAAGAAGTGAGAATGGGTTGCTTGTGAAATGGGCAACGCCATTGATCAAAGAACAGAGGTTTGGTGAGCTTTTAGATCCGAGGATAGTTGTTCAAAGTGAGGTTAAGGGTTTGGTAATAAGATTGGCCAAGGTTGCTTTGGCTTGTGTCGGGAACTCACGGAGGAGTCAGCCGTTGATTTCTCAAGTGGCGGCGATTTTGAATAGTTTGGAGAGGGAAGGAGGgtga
- the LOC104760290 gene encoding pentatricopeptide repeat-containing protein At5g46100-like — MGSKAMMFKWSKNITPSQVIKLMRAEKNVEKSIAVFDSATAEYANGFSHDQSSFGYMVTRLVSANKFKAAEDLVARMKTENCVVSEDVLLSICRGYGRVHRPFDSLRVFHRMKDFDCDPSQKAYITVLAILVEENQLNLAFKFYKNMREIGLPPSVASLNVLIKALCRNDGTVDAGLKIFLEMPKRGCDPDSYTYGTLISGLCRFGRIDEAKKLFKEMVYKDCAPTVVTYTSLIHGLCASKNVDEATRYLEEMKSKGIEPNVFTYSTLMDGLCIDGRPLQAMELFEMMVARGCRPNMITYTTLITGLCKEQKIQEAVELLDRMNLQGLKPDAGLYGKVISGFCAVSKFPEAANFLDEMILGGITPNRLTWNIHVKTSNEVVRGLSKSYPSRAFTLYLSMRSRGISVEVDTLESLVKCLCRKGEFQKAVQLVDEIVTDGCIPSKGTWKLLIGHTLDKTVVGEASESVLRGLDI, encoded by the exons ATGGGTAGCAAAGCGATGATGTTCAAGTGGTCAAAGAACATCACGCCTTCACAGGTTATTAAACTGATGCGAGCTGAAAAAAACGTGGAGAAGTCAATTGCAGTGTTTGATTCTGCCACAGCGGAATACGCGAATGGGTTCTCGCATGATCAGAGTTCTTTTGGTTACATGGTCACGAGGTTGGTCTCTGCTAATAAGTTCAAAGCAGCTGAAGATCTTGTTGCTAGAATGAAGACTGAGAACTGTGTTGTTAGTGAAGATGTATTGCTTTCGATATGCAGAGGGTATGGTCGGGTTCATAGGCCATTTGATTCTTTGAGG GTTTTTCATAGAATGAAGGATTTTGATTGTGATCCTAGCCAGAAAGCTTACATCACTGTTCTTGCTATTCTCGTGGAGGAGAATCAGTTAAATTTGGCCTTTAAGTTTTACAAGAATATGAGAGAGATTGGTTTGCCTCCTTCTGTGGCATCTCTCAATGTTTTGATTAAAGCTCTTTGCAGAAATGATGGGACAGTGGATGCTGGTCTTAAGATTTTTCTTGAAATGCCTAAACGAGGGTGTGATCCGGATTCTTACACATATGGTACTTTGATTAGTGGTTTGTGTCGGTTTGGAAGGATAGATGAGGCGAAGAAGTTATTTAAGGAGATGGTTTATAAAGATTGTGCACCAACCGTTGTTACGTATACTTCTCTGATTCACGGTTTGTGTGCATCCAAAAATGTTGATGAAGCAACGAGATATCTAGAAGAGATGAAAAGTAAAGGCATTGAGCCAAATGTTTTCACTTATAGTACTTTAATGGATGGTCTTTGTATAGATGGTCGTCCTCTGCAAGCCATGGAATTATTTGAGATGATGGTGGCTAGAGGCTGCAGGCCGAATATGATAACGTATACCACTTTGATCACTGGTCTCTGTAAGGAGCAGAAGATTCAAGAAGCCGTTGAACTTCTCGATAGAATGAATCTTCAGGGTTTGAAACCTGATGCTGGATTATATGGGAAAGTAATCAGTGGGTTCTGTGCTGTCAGTAAGTTTCCTGAAGCTGCCAACTTCCTCGACGAGATGATTCTTGGAGGAATAACTCCAAATCGTTTAACTTGGAACATCCATGTTAAGACTAGTAATGAAGTAGTCCGAGGTCTTTCTAAAAGTTATCCAAGTCGTGCATTTACTCTATATCTAAGCATGAGAAGTAGAGGTATCTCAGTTGAGGTTGATACACTAGAATCTTTGGTGAAGTGTCTGTGCAGAAAGGGCGAATTTCAGAAAGCTGTTCAATTAGTAGACGAGATAGTGACTGATGGATGTATTCCAAGTAAAGGAACATGGAAGTTACTAATAGGTCATACATTGGATAAAACAGTTGTAGGAGAAGCTTCGGAGTCTGTTCTCAGAGGTTTGGATATCTAA
- the LOC104760291 gene encoding uncharacterized protein LOC104760291 produces the protein MEIKVDEEAGFNGAHRMIKDETVPLLEDEDRTEVRNRDFPDIERNTWIQKAIGQTFQTTAHLANLLPTGTVLTFQILSPIFTNAGHCSLASRIMTASLVSICGFSCLILSFTDSYKDLNGNVCYGFATINGFWIIDGSATLPQERSKSYKLRFIDFAHAIMSFLVFGAVVLFDQNAVKCFFPEPSAEAAELLTALPVAVGVFCSMLFATFPTTRHGIGFPLSAK, from the coding sequence ATGGAGATTAAGGTTGATGAAGAAGCTGGGTTCAATGGCGCTCATCGCATGATCAAAGACGAGACTGTTCCACTCCTGGAAGATGAAGATCGAACCGAAGTTCGAAATAGGGACTTTCCTGACATAGAAAGGAACACTTGGATACAAAAGGCAATAGGTCAGACTTTTCAGACAACAGCTCATCTAGCTAATCTTTTACCTACAGGGACAGTTCTTACGTTCCAGATTCTATCTCCAATTTTTACAAACGCTGGGCACTGCAGTTTAGCAAGCAGGATCATGACTGCATCGCTAGTTTCCATCTGCGGATTCTCTTGTCTCATACTTAGCTTCACAGATTCTTACAAGGACTTGAACGGAAATGTCTGCTATGGATTTGCAACAATCAATGGATTCTGGATAATTGATGGCTCAGCTACTCTTCCTCAAGAACGTTCCAAGAGCTACAAACTACGGTTTATAGATTTCGCACATGCCATTATGTCATTTCTGGTGTTTGGAGCCGTGGTTTTGTTTGATCAGAATGCGGTTAAATGTTTCTTTCCCGAACCATCAGCTGAAGCAGCAGAGCTTCTCACAGCTTTGCCCGTAGCCGTAGGAGTCTTCTGCAGTATGCTGTTCGCTACATTTCCTACTACACGCCATGGTATCGGTTTTCCCCTCTCTGCTAAATGA